The Endozoicomonas montiporae CL-33 genome contains a region encoding:
- the ilvN gene encoding acetolactate synthase small subunit: protein MRRIISVLVENEPGALSRIVGLFSQRNYNIETLTVAPTEDSTLSRLTVTTSGNPQVIEQITKQLNKLIDVVKLVDLTEGSHVERELMLVKVRASGPLRAEVKRTADIFRGHIVDVTSSVYTIQLVGTHDKLDAFIEAVGATQILEVVRSGITGISRGEKTLSL, encoded by the coding sequence ATGCGGCGAATTATCTCTGTACTGGTTGAAAACGAGCCGGGCGCTTTATCACGCATTGTCGGATTGTTTTCCCAGCGAAACTACAATATCGAAACGTTAACCGTTGCCCCCACTGAAGACAGCACGCTGTCTCGCCTGACGGTCACCACCAGTGGCAACCCGCAGGTGATTGAGCAGATCACCAAACAGCTGAACAAGCTGATTGATGTGGTGAAGCTGGTGGATCTCACCGAAGGCTCCCACGTTGAAAGGGAGCTGATGCTGGTAAAAGTGAGAGCCAGCGGGCCATTGCGGGCGGAAGTGAAACGCACGGCGGATATATTCCGTGGGCATATTGTTGATGTGACCAGTTCCGTATACACCATTCAGCTGGTGGGCACACACGACAAACTGGATGCGTTTATAGAAGCTGTCGGTGCAACCCAGATACTGGAAGTGGTGCGCAGTGGCATCACCGGTATTTCAAGGGGTGAAAAAACACTGAGCCTTTAG
- the ilvY gene encoding HTH-type transcriptional activator IlvY — MDTRLLKHFLSLADSLHFGRASAACHISPSTLSRSIQQLEESLGVLLFERDNRSVQLTREGLLFQEYARDAQQQWDGIRNQLMAAAGQLSGEISVYCSVTASYSFLYDILSQFRQSYPGIEIKLHTGDPEPAIQHVLSGQEDISIAARPDQLPTELAFHSIGLSPLIFIAPADGSVKHPFNDQDWAATPMILAEKGISRRRTNQWFANKNIKPRIYAQVAGNEAIVSMVSLGFGIGVVPQIVLDNSPLSDKVQVIDVKPWLPAYDVGLCVLEKKLKNPLIRAFWSLLNQQ, encoded by the coding sequence ATGGATACCAGACTGCTAAAGCACTTCCTCAGCCTTGCTGACAGCCTGCATTTTGGCCGCGCCAGTGCTGCCTGCCATATCAGTCCCTCCACCCTGAGCCGGAGTATTCAGCAATTGGAAGAGTCGTTGGGCGTGCTTCTGTTTGAACGGGATAACCGCAGTGTTCAGCTAACACGGGAAGGTTTGCTGTTTCAGGAATACGCCAGAGACGCTCAGCAACAATGGGATGGCATCCGAAACCAGCTTATGGCGGCCGCCGGACAACTGAGCGGAGAAATCAGTGTTTACTGCTCGGTGACAGCCAGTTACAGCTTTTTGTATGACATCCTCAGTCAGTTCCGGCAAAGCTACCCAGGCATCGAAATCAAACTGCATACCGGTGACCCGGAACCGGCCATCCAGCATGTTCTCTCAGGGCAGGAAGATATTTCCATTGCCGCCCGTCCCGACCAGTTACCGACAGAGCTGGCGTTTCACAGCATTGGCCTGTCGCCCCTGATTTTTATCGCACCTGCGGATGGCAGCGTAAAACACCCGTTTAACGATCAGGACTGGGCAGCTACGCCCATGATTCTTGCGGAAAAAGGGATCAGCCGCCGCCGGACTAACCAGTGGTTTGCCAATAAAAACATTAAACCAAGAATTTATGCGCAGGTGGCAGGTAACGAAGCCATTGTCAGCATGGTCAGTCTGGGTTTTGGTATTGGTGTGGTGCCACAGATTGTTTTGGATAACAGTCCATTGTCTGACAAAGTTCAGGTGATTGACGTAAAGCCCTGGTTACCAGCCTACGACGTAGGGTTGTGTGTACTGGAAAAGAAACTGAAAAACCCGTTGATCAGGGCTTTCTGGTCATTGCTGAATCAGCAGTAA
- the ilvC gene encoding ketol-acid reductoisomerase, with protein sequence MQVYYDKDCDLSIIRGKKVSIIGYGSQGHAHANNLKDSGVDVTVGLRKGSSSWEKAASAGLAVMEVPAAVEQADVVMILTPDEFQSQLYKEQIEPNLREGATLAFAHGFAIHYNQIVPRKDLDVIMIAPKAPGHTVRSEFTRGGGIPDLVAVFQDASGKAKDVALSYASGVGGGRTGIIETTFKDETETDLFGEQAVLCGGAVELVKAGFETLTEAGYSPEMAYFECLHELKLIVDLMYEGGIANMNYSISNNAEYGEYVTGPKVINEQSRQAMRECLKNIQNGEYAKQFIVEGATNYPSMTAYRRNNAAHPIEQVGGKLREMMPWITANQLVDKTKN encoded by the coding sequence ATGCAGGTTTACTACGACAAAGATTGCGACCTTTCCATCATTCGCGGTAAAAAAGTTTCTATCATCGGTTACGGCTCTCAGGGGCACGCCCATGCCAACAACCTGAAAGATTCCGGTGTGGATGTAACCGTTGGTCTGCGCAAAGGATCGTCTTCCTGGGAAAAAGCCGCTTCAGCCGGTCTGGCAGTCATGGAAGTGCCGGCTGCTGTAGAGCAGGCGGATGTGGTGATGATTCTGACACCCGACGAATTCCAGTCCCAGCTTTATAAAGAGCAGATTGAGCCTAACCTCCGTGAAGGCGCGACTCTGGCGTTTGCCCACGGTTTTGCCATTCACTACAACCAGATTGTGCCTCGTAAAGATCTGGACGTTATCATGATCGCGCCAAAAGCGCCCGGTCATACAGTTCGCTCAGAATTCACCCGTGGTGGTGGTATTCCTGATCTGGTAGCTGTCTTTCAGGATGCTTCAGGCAAGGCTAAAGACGTTGCACTATCTTATGCTTCCGGCGTTGGCGGTGGTCGTACCGGTATCATCGAAACAACCTTTAAAGACGAAACCGAAACCGACCTGTTCGGTGAACAGGCAGTACTCTGTGGTGGTGCCGTTGAGCTGGTGAAAGCGGGCTTTGAAACCCTGACCGAAGCGGGCTATTCCCCGGAAATGGCTTACTTCGAGTGTCTGCACGAGCTGAAGCTGATTGTTGACCTGATGTACGAAGGCGGCATTGCCAATATGAATTACTCCATCTCCAACAATGCGGAGTATGGTGAATACGTGACGGGTCCTAAGGTGATTAACGAGCAGTCCCGTCAGGCCATGCGTGAATGTCTGAAGAACATTCAGAATGGTGAATACGCCAAGCAATTTATTGTAGAAGGCGCGACCAACTATCCATCCATGACAGCCTATCGCCGTAACAATGCAGCACACCCCATTGAGCAGGTAGGTGGCAAACTGCGTGAGATGATGCCATGGATTACTGCAAATCAGCTGGTAGACAAGACTAAAAACTAA
- a CDS encoding DMT family transporter, with translation MSTTGEAGNKKALAVLGLVLATLCWGGNSVAARLSIGEIQPFTLSFWRWAIVFCLLIPFTARQVSKEKDIIFKHKGKLVVLAITSISAFNTLLYLAAQSIPAVNVALIQVGLPFVCIVLSIPLLGVYPKKAQSAGLLVAAIGLLAIFSKGDFNVLLALDFGRGDMIMLLAVVIWALYTVLLKRFAIPLSGHVLLTVCVGVGVVFIAPFYVWEFLTQGGFEINAATVFLLAYVTVFASVVAYLSWNYGVGILGANQASMFNFLIPVFSALIAIPVLGEGLQNYHLLGGGFIFAGLWLFNKR, from the coding sequence ATGTCTACGACAGGGGAAGCCGGTAATAAAAAAGCACTGGCTGTTTTGGGATTGGTTCTGGCTACATTGTGCTGGGGTGGCAACAGTGTGGCGGCTCGTCTGAGTATTGGGGAAATTCAACCGTTTACACTGTCTTTCTGGCGCTGGGCGATTGTCTTCTGTTTGCTGATTCCGTTCACAGCAAGGCAGGTCTCGAAAGAAAAAGACATTATTTTCAAACATAAAGGCAAACTGGTGGTTCTGGCGATTACCAGCATTTCAGCCTTTAACACATTGTTGTATCTGGCTGCTCAAAGTATTCCGGCTGTTAATGTGGCTTTGATTCAGGTCGGGCTGCCATTTGTCTGCATTGTTTTGAGTATTCCGTTACTGGGGGTCTACCCCAAAAAAGCTCAGAGTGCAGGCTTGCTGGTGGCAGCCATTGGGTTGTTAGCCATTTTTTCCAAAGGCGATTTCAATGTGCTTCTGGCTTTAGACTTTGGCCGGGGCGATATGATTATGTTGTTGGCAGTCGTCATTTGGGCGCTGTATACCGTATTGCTTAAACGGTTTGCGATTCCATTGAGTGGACATGTTCTTTTAACGGTTTGTGTTGGTGTAGGGGTTGTATTTATTGCGCCGTTTTATGTGTGGGAATTCTTGACTCAGGGAGGCTTTGAAATAAACGCTGCCACTGTTTTTCTGCTGGCCTATGTGACCGTATTTGCTTCGGTTGTAGCTTATCTGTCGTGGAATTACGGAGTGGGCATTTTGGGTGCCAATCAGGCGTCCATGTTCAACTTTCTGATACCGGTATTTTCTGCTCTCATTGCTATACCGGTTTTGGGCGAGGGCTTGCAGAACTACCATCTTTTAGGAGGTGGATTTATTTTTGCTGGTCTGTGGTTGTTTAATAAACGCTAA
- a CDS encoding IS1 family transposase (programmed frameshift) yields MCLTQVLCTTCGSNQVRPFGYSTHDVPRYYCCNDKCEIKTFMLEYRYKACEPGVKEKIIDMAINGSGIRDTSKVLGISKTTVIKTLKKKKSGLVKVNPNIQTIDLKSDAIIHVGLVCQEAELDEQWSYVHDKSNQRWLWYAVDHATNTVLAYVFGKRKDEVFKELKTLLKPFGINKFYTDDWGAYERHLDENMHIIGKANTQKIERKNLNFRTWIKRLARKTICFSKLEKMHDIVIGLLINKVEFGVNIHAI; encoded by the exons ATGTGCCTTACGCAAGTCCTCTGTACAACATGTGGCAGTAACCAAGTTCGGCCTTTCGGATACAGCACTCATGATGTTCCACGATACTATTGCTGTAATGACAAATGTGAAATCAAAACCTTCATGCTTGAATATCGCTACAAGGCCTGTGAGCCTGGCGTTAAAGAAAAAATCATCGATATGGCAATAAATGGCAGCGGAATCAGGGATACAAGTAAAGTACTCGGAATAAGCAAGACAACAGTAATAAAGACTCTAAAAAAAAAGA AAAGCGGTCTGGTAAAGGTCAACCCAAATATTCAAACTATTGATCTCAAGTCAGATGCAATTATTCATGTAGGGCTTGTCTGCCAAGAGGCTGAGCTAGATGAGCAGTGGTCGTATGTTCATGATAAATCGAACCAACGCTGGCTTTGGTATGCTGTTGATCACGCTACAAATACCGTGCTTGCTTATGTTTTCGGAAAACGGAAAGATGAAGTTTTTAAAGAACTCAAAACACTTCTGAAGCCATTTGGTATTAATAAATTTTACACCGATGATTGGGGAGCCTATGAGCGACACCTTGATGAAAACATGCATATTATTGGTAAAGCAAACACTCAGAAGATAGAGCGTAAAAACCTTAATTTTCGGACTTGGATTAAACGGTTGGCCAGAAAGACAATTTGTTTTTCAAAGCTCGAAAAGATGCACGATATTGTTATTGGATTATTGATTAATAAAGTTGAGTTTGGGGTCAATATTCACGCGATATAA
- a CDS encoding glutaminase, which produces MENIQNVLASLPEVIADRFGQGKPAGYIPALSQVDPEKFGMAISTVDGDDFVIGDADEFFSIQSISKVFNLSLAMHYAGEDLFKRVGVEPSGNAFNSLSQLEYENGIPRNPFINAGALVVTDALLEFVKSPKRDFLDFVRGLSNNIDVHYDEEVFRSEYDNGQRNAALANYLKSFGNLDNHISRVLDFYFYQCSVSMSCRDLARAFRFLAQDGKHPYKDEQVVSKLQARRINSLMMTCGTYDEAGEFAFKVGLPCKIGVGGGIVAIIPGEMSICVWSPELGAKGNSIVGMEALKYFAQKAGRSIF; this is translated from the coding sequence ATGGAGAACATCCAGAACGTACTGGCATCTCTGCCTGAGGTTATTGCTGACCGCTTTGGTCAGGGTAAGCCTGCAGGCTATATACCGGCATTGTCGCAGGTGGATCCCGAAAAATTCGGCATGGCAATCAGTACGGTTGATGGCGATGACTTTGTGATTGGTGATGCCGATGAGTTTTTTTCCATCCAGAGTATTTCCAAGGTTTTTAACCTCAGCCTTGCCATGCACTATGCGGGTGAAGATCTGTTTAAACGTGTTGGTGTAGAGCCTTCTGGCAACGCGTTTAATTCACTGTCCCAGCTTGAATATGAAAATGGTATTCCCCGTAACCCGTTTATCAATGCCGGAGCCCTGGTGGTGACGGATGCATTGCTGGAGTTTGTAAAATCCCCTAAACGGGACTTTCTGGATTTTGTGCGCGGCCTGTCAAATAACATTGACGTTCACTATGACGAAGAAGTGTTTCGCTCTGAATACGACAATGGTCAACGAAATGCAGCACTGGCCAATTACCTGAAAAGCTTCGGTAATCTCGACAACCATATCTCCAGAGTTCTGGATTTTTATTTCTATCAGTGCTCTGTATCCATGAGTTGTCGTGATCTGGCCCGGGCCTTTCGTTTTCTTGCTCAGGATGGCAAGCACCCTTACAAGGATGAGCAGGTCGTTTCTAAACTTCAGGCTCGCCGAATTAACTCGCTGATGATGACCTGTGGCACGTATGACGAAGCCGGTGAGTTTGCGTTCAAAGTAGGACTACCGTGCAAAATCGGTGTAGGTGGCGGTATCGTTGCCATTATTCCGGGGGAAATGTCGATTTGCGTCTGGAGTCCCGAGCTTGGAGCCAAAGGCAACTCTATTGTGGGTATGGAAGCGCTGAAGTATTTCGCTCAAAAAGCCGGTCGTTCAATTTTTTAG
- the pssA gene encoding CDP-diacylglycerol--serine O-phosphatidyltransferase, which translates to MTDRPERPEDSGNAVDGMFPVDEHFEEVVEGGQTVRHKGIYILPNLFTTGNLFCGFYAIISAQAGFYAAACISVLVAMVLDGLDGRVARMTNTQSKFGEQYDSLADMVTFGVAPAMVAYSWALSDMGKVGWMVAFIYAACAALRLARFNAQIEETDSRYFTGLASPAAAALVIGMVWALSDFGIDGETTVLVSFLGALITGGAGVLMVSNIQYQSFKKIDLRGRVHFIFLLVMVLCFAVVFTDPPRVLMLIFLAYACSGPVTAIMRIGKHDKKEASSN; encoded by the coding sequence ATGACCGATAGACCGGAACGACCCGAAGATAGCGGTAATGCGGTTGACGGGATGTTCCCTGTCGATGAGCATTTTGAAGAAGTGGTCGAAGGCGGGCAAACCGTTCGCCACAAGGGCATTTATATTCTTCCCAACCTGTTTACCACAGGTAACCTGTTTTGTGGCTTTTACGCCATCATCAGTGCCCAGGCAGGCTTTTATGCGGCTGCCTGCATCTCAGTCCTTGTAGCAATGGTACTGGATGGGCTGGATGGTCGTGTTGCCCGCATGACGAATACCCAAAGTAAATTTGGAGAACAGTATGACAGCCTGGCCGATATGGTCACCTTTGGCGTCGCACCGGCCATGGTGGCTTACAGCTGGGCGCTGAGCGATATGGGTAAAGTCGGCTGGATGGTTGCCTTTATCTATGCCGCCTGCGCAGCCCTGCGTCTGGCTCGCTTCAATGCCCAGATTGAAGAAACGGACAGTCGCTACTTTACCGGACTGGCCAGCCCGGCCGCTGCTGCACTGGTTATAGGTATGGTATGGGCGTTGAGTGACTTTGGTATTGATGGTGAAACAACTGTGCTGGTTTCATTCCTTGGTGCGTTGATCACGGGAGGTGCTGGTGTACTGATGGTCAGCAATATCCAGTATCAGAGTTTCAAGAAGATCGATCTGCGTGGGCGGGTGCACTTTATTTTCCTTTTGGTGATGGTGCTCTGCTTTGCAGTGGTGTTTACCGATCCTCCCCGTGTTCTTATGCTGATTTTCCTTGCTTACGCCTGTTCAGGCCCTGTTACGGCA